The following are encoded in a window of Gossypium raimondii isolate GPD5lz chromosome 13, ASM2569854v1, whole genome shotgun sequence genomic DNA:
- the LOC105783972 gene encoding uncharacterized protein LOC105783972 has translation MRKRTLYVWGVAILCFVVLMIVTPAIPQSQEYHNFADQREFFGIPNTLNVISNFPFLVIGVIGLVLCFYKNYFKFSLQGELWGWTCFFIGVAAVGVGSSYYHLDPNDARLVWDRLPMTIAFTSIMAIFIIERIDEQKGTISIIPLLLAGLVSILYWRFFDDLRPYAVVQFVPCIVIPLMAILLPPMYTHSTYWLWAAAFYLLAKVEEAEDKVIYKWTHHIVSGHTLKHLCAAMVPVFLTLMLAKRTTETNRISLLKTWKVSWTKVNENGTRVESREYVYTSVQSEDSH, from the exons ATGAGGAAACGCACCCTTTACGTATGGGGAGTCGCCATTCTCTGTTTCGTAGTGTTGATGATCGTCACTCCCGCTATCCCTCAGTCTCAAGAGTACCACAATTTCGCTGATCAACGCGAATTCTTCG GTATACCCAATACGTTAAATGTCATTTCGAATTTTCCCTTCTTAGTTATTGGTGTTATAGGTCTTGTACTGTGTTTTTATAAGAATTATTTCAAGTTCAG TTTGCAAGGTGAACTATGGGGTTGGACTTGTTTTTTCATTGGTGTGGCTGCTGTTGGGGTTGGTTCCTCGTACTATCATCTTGACCCAAATGATGCCCGGCTTGTGTGGGATAGATTGCCG ATGACAATTGCATTCACATCAATCATGGCTATATTTATCATTGAAAGAATTGATGAGCAGAAAGGAACAATTTCCATCATACCGCTGCTGCTGGCTGGCTTAGTCAGTATTTTGTACTGGAG GTTTTTTGATGACCTCCGACCCTATGCCGTTGTTCAGTTTGTTCCTTGCATTGTCATCCCCCTCATGGCGATCTTGTTGCCTCCGATGTACACACATTCTACATATTGGCTTTGGGCAGCAG CATTCTATCTTTTAGCTAAGGTTGAAGAAGCAGAGGATAAAGTAATATACAAATGGACCCATCATATTGTGAGTGGACACACCCTTAAGCACTTGTGTGCTGCCATGGTTCCGGTGTTTTTGACACTTATGCTGGCAAAGAGGACGACTGAAACAAACAG GATAAGCCTACTGAAGACATGGAAGGTTTCATGGACAAAGGTGAATGAAAATGGTACCAGGGTGGAAAGTAGGGAGTATGTTTACACCAGTGTTCAATCTGAGGATTCACATTGA
- the LOC105784034 gene encoding uncharacterized protein LOC105784034 → MSSLHLENLFSIPEATDEYLWPLTQDNKDDGKNFSASIQTDGHQCSSSSSQAVMDNVNGNKLDPVLALDQGIPALLSDYTIEDNARTGDQLGTTSKFILESVDHNIVGESMESILDYPIDVSLSAPLEDLDDIDLVPHESSSRQLPSTYQETGDAHINAKRISSKTRGRNHRFKQGLNMEDNGEGTTMKKQEHNAKERIRRMKLHAAYLALGALLPSDSTGSKKRKSTALIIDRAVEYIPELEKEIEKLTLRKNDMLSTIKNKKSCAVLNHFQLRQPSVSVHEIKQGEFIVQICTQEYPDCSFLNLLHNVEEEEGICIISASTHQVSDHGHCYHLHIQMHERLDGENHIASLREKVISWLC, encoded by the exons ATGTCTTCTCTACATCTAGAAAATTTGTTCTCAATTCCTGAAGCCACAGATGAATATTTATGGCCACTGACACAAGATAACAAAGATGATGGTAAGAATTTCTCAGCTTCCATTCAAACAGATGGTCATCAATGCTCATCATCATCGTCCCAAGCTGTCATGGATAATGTAAATGGGAATAAATTGGATCCCGTTTTGGCTCTTGATCAAGGAATTCCTGCACTACTATCAGATTACACCATTGAAGATAATGCGAGAACTGGTGATCAGCTTGGTACAACAAGCAAGTTCATTTTAGAATCTGTTGATCACAACATCGTGGGAGAATCAATGGAAAGCATACTTGATTACCCCATTGATGTCAGTTTGTCGGCACCTCTTGAAGATTTGGACGACATAGATTTGGTTCCGCATGAAAGTAGCAGCCGACAGCTTCCTAGTACGTATCAAGAAACTGGGGATGCTCATATCAATGCCAAACGAATCAGTTCCAAGACTAGGGGAAGAAATCATAGGTTTAAGCAAGGGTTAAACATGGAGGATAACGGAGAAGGAACAACAATGAAGAAGCAGGAACATAACGCCAAGGAGAGGATTCGAAGGATGAAACTGCATGCAGCTTACTTGGCACTTGGAGCTTTGCTTCCTTCAGATTCCACCGGATCAAAG AAGAGAAAGAGTACGGCGCTTATAATTGACAGAGCAGTTGAATACATACCAGAGCTGGAGAAAGAAATAGAGAAGCTAACTCTGAGGAAGAATGATATGTTGTCAACTATTAAAAACAAGAAATCTTGTGCCGTGCTCAATCACTTTCAGCTCCGACAACCATCGGTTTCGGTGCATGAAATCAAACAAGGTGAATTTATAGTACAAATATGCACCCAAGAATATCCAGATTGTTCTTTCTTAAACCTACTGCACAatgtagaagaagaagaaggtatCTGCATTATAAGTGCTTCAACGCACCAAGTTTCGGATCATGGACATTGCTACCATTTACATATACAG ATGCATGAGAGGTTAGATGGAGAAAATCATATTGCAAGTTTAAGAGAAAAGGTAATTTCATGGTTATGCTAA